One window from the genome of Amaranthus tricolor cultivar Red isolate AtriRed21 chromosome 9, ASM2621246v1, whole genome shotgun sequence encodes:
- the LOC130823611 gene encoding serine/threonine-protein phosphatase 7 long form homolog isoform X2, with translation MAMPSPVDPSVLTLQATHRSVAAWEGSTVQLVTRQHYQASTLQWEVDDRVLEVVELAGFKYIHRLLGGVLELDRALITALVERWRPETHTFHLTGCEATIMLQDVAVIMGLPIEGQAVIGHGERNWPALVYELLGVWPENPQDPTQPKIIVGSSLKTWLREHFSALEDDADDVTVDRHARAYILYLFGCILFPDKSGDSVQLIYLPLLGDLERVDEYSWGSATLAYLYRNLCRASHKGAKDIGGCLMLLQIWSWEHIHIGRPIIRTIGLDGQHDQEDDADDLEPVLGSQHRRGMDPLTVSWLRVYLSRSHSPHTLVYYKDALDRQRDE, from the coding sequence atggcgatgccgagcccagttgatccatcagtacttacgcttcaggcgacacacaggagcgtagctgcatgggagggctccactgtccaattggttactcgtcagcactaccaggcgagtacgttaCAGTGGGAGGTGGATGATAGGGTATTAGAGGTAGTCGAACTAGCTGGTTTCAAATACATTCATAGGTTGTTGGGCGGGGtcttagagctcgatcgagctcttatcactgcattggtggagaggtggaggccggagactcataccttccacctcacagGTTGCGAGGCAACGATCAtgttgcaagatgtggcagttataaTGGGACTGCCCATTGAAGGACAAGCAGTGATAGGTCATGGAGAGAgaaattggccagcattagtTTATGAGCTACTAGGGGTATGGCctgaaaaccctcaagaccccacacagccgaagatcatcgttggatcgtcattgaagACTTGGCTCCGAGAGCATTTTAGCGCGCTGGAGGATGACGCGGATGATGTGACGGTTGATAGACATGCGCGAGCTTAcatcttgtacctgtttggatgcatattgtttccagacaagagcggcgactcggtacagttgatctatctccctctactcggagacttggagcgcgtagatgagtacagttggggaagtgctaccctagcgtatctgtatcgtaacttatgtcgagcatctcataagggtgccaaggacattggtggctgcttgatgttgttacagatatggtcatgggagcatattcatatagggaggcccattATTCGGACGATTGGACTcgatgggcaacatgatcaggaagatgacgcggatgatttaGAACCAGTGTTAGGGTCACAGCATCGGCGCGGGATGGATCCTTTAacagt